Genomic segment of Schistocerca nitens isolate TAMUIC-IGC-003100 chromosome 9, iqSchNite1.1, whole genome shotgun sequence:
aaccccacgacgtatgGACGCtgattcaccttggtttcgccccgTGATGAGGACACTCACCATagtactcctcgaacactcgacggGTTCTGCATTTTGCGAAATGATCgtgtcgagcctccgggccatcacaatctgatctcggtcaaactcagatagatcgcgcgccttccccattccacacacggacagcacgatCATTGATAATACTACatcgtgtgtgtgtctgactacaGTCATTCCTCCCCAGTTGACCCTGCTAtagtctggacgggtttatatcgatagtagctcggtggtcataatattgtgGCTGATCGGTGTATATACGGGGTGGTTCCGTGATGAAGTTACAAACTTGGTAGGATGTGGAGACGGATAGGTGTATCAATCAGAGGTAAGGGTCGCTCTCTGGAAACGAAAGAATCGAAAGTTacaaatcattctgatacctatgACAGCGTAATACTTGTACCAGTACTGTTGATGCCAAGAATGTAGGGTATgcagctttcagaggtggtagtatggaccaggaCAAGAAAAATATCTAgggaacatgggttctaaaatgcatacctcaagagctatgagcacttgttcatcttcgctagtgtgaaaaacATCTCCCCTATTGATCAAGAGTTCAAAGCTCTtagcgtatgcattttagagcccatgtttactagacatttttcttgatccggtccatactaccacctctgaaagttgcctacctacAATCCTAGCAACAACTGTATCAGtagatgtattccactgtcagaggtatcataacggttttcgcttgtaaatttcgactcgttcgttttcgTTACAGGGACCGTGACCTAAAAGTGATACATTTATCCTCCTACATCGTGCTAGAAGGTCTCTAACAGCATCGTGGAgtcacgctatatatatatatatatatatatatatatatatatatatatatatatatatatatatatatatatatatataaaaggcgtttaaaaagttttgcacagtcgtctctaatttttttattttttacaggaggagaatgaaattttttgtgaacattcttggaacatttagctattcattgagcctactcagtgtagcctccatcggctgtgacgcatctggcccaacgttctttccttgatgtaaatgcactttgataaaattctgggtattgacttttacaccatcacttgacacacgaaataaggtctttctcactgtcAAATGTTTTGCGACGCAGGTgcgccttcagacgaccaaagaggtaaaaatcagacggagccaagtccggactatagggaggatgaggaaaaattttccaacccattttcctgcttttctcctgcgtcataagtgctgtatggggtttggcgttgtcatggtgtagtctgataagCTGACCctaaagctgtggtctgtgggtcttgatggcacgtcgcagcttgtccgatGTCAAACAGTAATGGTCCCGGTTAATTTTGGAGCcaagttccaaaaagtcaatgaaaatgacaccatacTGATcctagaagaaggaggccatcacctttcagcCTGCTGCTCGTGAAAGCCTTGGTTTCTTCTTCGGAAGGAAACCcgtatgacgccactccatggactgggttttgctctcaggttcggacgaGGACAACCTTGTTTCATTCTGGGTAATGACTCCGTCAAAATACTGTTTCCACTCTCCAGTAAAGGCTTTCGTgaaaccctcgcacacattctgcCTCATCGTTTTCATTCCTCTTGTCAGTAATCTACGCACCCAACGTGCACAGTTTTgctctgtaccctagtgactgtaccagtgataccacactactcgatgacaaatgagtcatttcagcaagctgtcgtgtcgtcacgcATCTGTCATTGTGGATGATCTGATCAATGGTCTGTTTATTCACATCACTCCCTGCTGTCGATGGTCTTCCGCACCGTGGATTGTCCAGAGAGAGAATTCACCTTCCTTAAACTTTTGCACttaccgctggatactgctgcgatccactgtgtcctccccataaacagggagcaacttcctatgAATCGATGTCTCAGAATCATCGCCagccttgaagaggaactccatcatcgACCGTTGTCGCaagctgacatctacttcacggtccattgtggctcacctgtaaataaaagaaaatacttttagatACCAACTTATGGTTAAATTTTCCAAGTatattcacaaaacatttcattctcctgctgcaaaaaatagaaaaaaattagtgacgactgtgcaaaacttcttGAAACCACtttgtacatacatttacaggcgccggggcTATAGCTCTGACTCTCTGTAACGTCGCTGGATGACGTTactacgtaaaacttgatctactaagtcccatcTACAACCTCTAGGAGTGTGTAAGATGTActgtgaagccggccggagtggccgtgcggttctgggcgctacagtctggagccgagcgaccgctacggtcgcaggttcgaatcctgcctcgggcatggatgtgtgtgatgtccttaggttagttaggtttaattagttctaagttctaggcgactgatgaccatagcagttaatcgcatagtgctcagagccatttgtactgtgaaacactctgtatacactactgggtattaaaattgctacaccaagaaataatgcagatgataaacgggtattcattggacaaatatattatactacaactgacatgtgattacattttcacgccatttgggtgcatagatcctgagaaatcagtactcagaacaaccacctatggccgtaataacggccttgatacgcctgggcattgagtcaaacagagcttggatggcgtgtacaggtacagctgcccatgcagcttcaacacgataccacagttcatcaagagtagtgactgtggcgtattgtgacgagctagttgctcggccaccattgaccagacattttcagttggtgagagatctggagaatgtgctggccagggcagcagtcgaacattttctatatccagaaaggcccgtacaggacctgcaacatgcggtcgtgcattatcctgatgaaatgtagggtttcgcagggatcgaatgaagggtagaggcacgggtcgtaacacatctgaaatgtaacgtccactgttcaaagtgccgtcaatgcgaacaagaggtgatcgagacgtgtaaccaatggcaccccataccatcacgccgggtgatacaccactatggcgatgatgaatacacgcttccaatgtgcgttcatcccgatgtcgccaaacacggatgcgaccatcatgatgctgtaaacagaacctggaatcatccggaaaaatgacgttttgccattcgtgcacccaggtccgtcgttgagtacaccatcgcaggcactcctgtttgtggcgcagcgtcaagggttaccgctgATAGtcaaagctgctgcaaacgtcgtcgaactgttcgtgcagatcgtggttgtcttgcaaacgtccccatctgttgacgcagggattggaacgtggctgcacgatccgttacagccatgcggataagatgcctgtcatctcgactgctactgatacaaggccgttgggatccagcacggcgttccgtattaccctcctgaacccaccgattccatattctgctaacagttacttGACCTCgatcaacgccagcagcaatgtcgcgatacgataaactgcaatcgctataggctacaatccgacctttatcaaagtcggaaacgtgatggtacgcatttctcctccttacacgaagcatcacaacaatgtttcaccaggcaacgccggtcaactgctgtttgtgtatgaaactttcctcatgtcagcacgttgtaggtgtcgccaccggcgccaaccttgtgtgaatgctctgaaaagctaatcatttgcatatcacagcatcttcttcctgtcggttaaatttcgtctctgtagcacgtcgtcttcatggtgtagcaattttaatggccagtagtgtaaatgtaacGTTCTAAGAGTTACAGATGAGGAGTAATGGTTTCTTAAAACTTAGGGTGATAAAGCTTCCTGTTTACGTTCAGGCCCCCTTAAAAATAGTGTATGTTTCTACAACGTAATAATTACTTTCTCTTTTGCAGGAAATTGAGAACATGGAGACGTTAATCACACAAGACGTCGCATTTAAAGAGCTGGAATCTCATTTCCTTAATGGGATAACACTGAATTATACGGAAATAGCAGGATGCCGGTTTCCGAACCTCAGCAGCGATTCGTTGTACATTGAGAGCCTGCAGGTGGTGGTGAAGAGCAACAAATTCGCCAGCCTGGGCGCACGCGCCCTCACGGTGCAGTCAGAGGACGCTACCGTGTCGGATAACACCTTCGCGGCCCTGGCCAGCGGCAGCATACGGTGGCACCACTGGTCCCAGGGAGGAAAGTCGAGGCTGTCGTTTCAGAGGAACACCATCCAGGCGCTGGAGGCGGGCGCGCTGTCCGGACTGGGAGCCAGCGAGAGCTCGACGTCGATCTCCGACAACGTGCTGCTGTGCCTTGCTGAAGAGTACGAGAGCTGCAGGGAGCTGGCCGTCTCCGACGACCTGCGAGTGTGTGACGCCGAGGACGTGTGTCCCTACCGGAAGAGGACCGGCGTGGCGGAGGCGCTGGCCAAGGCGCGCGGCTGCGCTGCAGGCAGCCCGCTGTCTGCAGAGCAGTGCGCCGTGCTCGCGGTGGGCAAGAAACCCTCTGGGGCGGCCTGGCTGCACGCTCCATCCTCCGTGGTCGGCGTCGCCGCTGCCATCGCTCTGCTGGCGACCACCTGGTTCACCGTCTAGCAGCCTGTGCTCGATGCACGCCCGGAAGGCCAACTATACTAACAGACGCACAGTGTCTCGCTTTAACCGTGAAGGACGGTACAACAAGTAACGATGATTTGACGTTAATAAATTTATTGAGACCAAGACGACTTTACCATGAAGTAAAAGGTGCACATTCCAATAATTGTTTTCTGAATAACACAATTCAAAACGTGGGCCAAAACCGTCATTTTTCCTTACGTTGGGTTTCACAACCGTTAGGAATTTGGCTGAGGTTGAAACCATTTTTGTGCCAGGGCTTTCGTCAGAGGTTTAGAATATATTATTGATCTCTTTCGGCTGTTGCGCTATTGTCAAGTGATATCTGAAATATGAGAAACAGACCTCGACTGTATTCAGATGCAGACTATCATGTACATTAAAATGTTATAACCATAAAAATTTTCGAGACGTAAGAGGAAACAAATCGTGAGGTAAACATTAATATATATTTGAAGAAATTCATGTTACCGGCGTAAGCAGCTTTTAGTGACTACTGCTTTATTGAAGTCTGGTTTCGGTAGGAAAGTCTATTTCTAAGTCAAAGTCAAAATGtgttaaaataaaaacaactttacTAAAAAGAGCAGAAACAACCCTGGACAGTCTTCTGGGACAGTCATTTTGGTGAATATCGAAGTGGTTGTAGGAAGGGCAGATCATGTTCCGAACAAGTATTTAATGCGAAGTCAGTCACGCACCATAGATTACTGAACTCAAGAGATATTGCAGTAATGGTTGCCGATCTGAGAAAGGCCTTTCATTTCGTTCACAAACTGTAACTAAAATAGTTCAAGAATTTGGCGCAAAGTCTGAATTAGCAAATCTAATTTGTGAAACACTCACAGACACAATATTTAAAGAGAAAATGTATGGGAGGAATA
This window contains:
- the LOC126203633 gene encoding uncharacterized protein LOC126203633; the protein is MRRPQQQVPGTAPLAVLLAAAGCVALAAAEPPRLQDVCSRQQGNVSCTCSQQHPEIDVVSNDTGFLSGAYMITIENCSLVKLGAHTLEKAAGLQKLRVLNVSHLELESILPKSLRELVLSGIDELASIPVAIFQEIENMETLITQDVAFKELESHFLNGITLNYTEIAGCRFPNLSSDSLYIESLQVVVKSNKFASLGARALTVQSEDATVSDNTFAALASGSIRWHHWSQGGKSRLSFQRNTIQALEAGALSGLGASESSTSISDNVLLCLAEEYESCRELAVSDDLRVCDAEDVCPYRKRTGVAEALAKARGCAAGSPLSAEQCAVLAVGKKPSGAAWLHAPSSVVGVAAAIALLATTWFTV